Proteins encoded within one genomic window of Vairimorpha necatrix chromosome 3, complete sequence:
- a CDS encoding pol polyprotein — protein MKLPVIQDRIDINLHRVSQEQECSTKEGLTFKYTIEEIDLVVEKRISLIRDIKDFTEISKHKNWDFTKEKMALEQLIRDPSLQSIFSLTDLEKIYRYVGKSLPQKLNPELLPIKLQNCKQSKFKFIKEYLSHLKALIDQYTRIEGLNKREYERELRKSFFAGLSFETRMKVLDSGKNTIEEIITHLETVEENLISEGRKKGIMSKTYDIRTDKFGDKKDRYTSKKWCSLHKNNTHNSKECLVLNNTTREKPREGNYKDSRSKAERTYIMREAGPTILDLELKGDINEKEVNIVLDTGACHNFIDRKLVEENNLIVREDKPLKIVTVTNENLKINSVVDTVVRLKGLKKEFNKVLYVLEKSVVDVILGNEFIFSNKMVLNFKKNTIGIGSETINILGENEKVKKDNELDGLFYEKLGLVKEKEGTNEELNDLIYVYKEVNENFNVFKIKPVKIKPMHNSSVNLKRLSYS, from the exons atgAAACTTCCTGTGATACAGGACAGAATTGATATCAATTTACATAGGGTATCGCAAGAGCAAGAGTGTTCAACCAAAGAGGGGTTGAcatttaaatatacaatCGAAGAAATCGATTTAGTGGTAGAAAAAAGAATCAGTCTGATAAGAGACATTAAAGACTTTACAGAA aTAAGTAAACACAAAAATTGGGACTTTACAAAGGAAAAAATGGCCTTGGAACAATTAATAAGAGATCCAAGTTTACAATCGATTTTTTCACTCACTGATCTAGAAAAGATTTACAGATATGTGGGGAAAAGTTTACCACAAAAGCTAAATCCAGAATTATTGCCAATCAAGTTGCAGAATTGCAAacaatcaaaatttaaattcattaaagaatatttaagCCACCTAAAGGCTCTAATTGACCAATATACTAGAATAGAAGGTCTAAATAAAAGAGAATACGAAAGAGAACTAAGAAAGAGTTTCTTCGCAGGTTTATCATTCGAGACAAGAATGAAAGTGCTCGATTCAGGTAAGAATACTATTGAAGAGATAATAACGCATCTAGAAACAGttgaagaaaatttaatttcagAAGGCAGAAAAAAGGGTATCATGTCAAAGACATACGACATAAGAACAGATAAGTTTGGGGATAAAAAGGACAGATACACTAGCAAGAAATGGTGTAGTCTCCACAAAAACAACACTCACAACTCAAAGGAGTGTTTAGTCTTAAATAATACCACAAGAGAGAAGCCAAGAGAAGGGAATTATAAGGATTCAAGAAGTAAGGCTGAAAGAACTTACATAATGAGAGAAGCTGGACCAACTATTTTAGACTTAGAATTAAAAGGAGATATAAATGAGAAAGAAGTAAACATAGTTTTGGACACTGGTGCCTGTCACAACTTTATAGACAGGAAACTAGTAGAGGAGAATAATCTAATAGTCAGGGAAGACAAACCCTTAAAAATAGTAACTGTGACCAACGAGaatcttaaaataaacTCAGTGGTAGATACAGTAGTAAGATTGAAAGGTCTAAAAAAGGAATTCAATAAGGTTTTATATGTGTTAGAGAAATCGGTAGTAGATGTAATTTTGGGAAATGAATTTATCTTTTCAAATAAGATGgttctaaattttaaaaagaatacaATCGGAATCGGGAGTGAaacaattaatatattaggAGAAAACgaaaaagttaaaaaagataatgaATTAGATGGGCTTTTCTATGAAAAATTAGGGTTAGTCAAAGAAAAGGAAGGTACAAATGAGGAAttaaatgatttaataTATGTGTATAAAGAAGTTAACGAAAATttcaatgtttttaaaattaagcctgtaaaaataaaacccATGCACAACTCAAGCGTAAATCTGAAACGCTTGTCATACAGC TAG